One stretch of Mesobacillus jeotgali DNA includes these proteins:
- a CDS encoding TatD family hydrolase has product MLFDTHVHLNAEQFNEDLQEVIDRALAEGVTNMVVVGFDEVTIKKAIELAESYDFIYASVGWHPVDAIDLTPEHLDWLKELASHPKVVALGEMGLDYYWDKSPKEIQKEVFRKQIRLAKEVNLPIIIHNREATADIVEILKEENASEVGGIMHCYSGSVETALECIEMNFYISLGGPVTFKNAKKPKEVAESIPMERLLVETDCPYLTPHPYRGKRNEPAYVKLVAEQIAELKGLTLEEVAGETAKNAKKLFGIK; this is encoded by the coding sequence ATGCTTTTTGATACACATGTCCACTTAAATGCAGAACAATTCAATGAAGATCTCCAGGAGGTCATTGACCGGGCGCTTGCTGAGGGTGTAACAAATATGGTTGTTGTCGGGTTTGATGAGGTCACGATCAAAAAAGCGATTGAACTTGCTGAAAGCTATGATTTTATCTATGCAAGCGTGGGATGGCATCCAGTCGATGCCATTGATTTGACTCCGGAGCATCTGGACTGGCTGAAAGAACTGGCTTCCCACCCCAAAGTGGTGGCGCTGGGTGAAATGGGTCTTGATTATTACTGGGACAAGTCACCGAAGGAAATCCAAAAAGAAGTCTTCCGCAAGCAAATCCGACTGGCTAAAGAAGTCAATCTTCCTATCATCATACATAATCGTGAAGCAACTGCAGACATAGTAGAAATTTTAAAGGAAGAAAACGCTAGCGAAGTAGGCGGGATCATGCACTGCTATAGCGGCAGCGTGGAAACCGCATTAGAATGTATCGAGATGAACTTCTATATTTCGCTTGGCGGACCAGTTACATTCAAAAATGCAAAAAAACCGAAGGAAGTGGCAGAGTCGATTCCGATGGAACGTCTATTGGTCGAAACGGATTGCCCTTACCTGACGCCGCATCCATATCGCGGAAAAAGAAACGAACCTGCCTATGTAAAATTGGTAGCCGAACAAATTGCAGAACTAAAAGGGCTAACACTCGAAGAAGTTGCAGGCGAAACTGCCAAAAATGCAAAAAAATTATTCGGCATAAAGTGA
- a CDS encoding G5 and 3D domain-containing protein yields MKNLFSKTLSKKKLVLFSASFLVFAAALGFFMYEGTKKTVALTLDGEERVIKTHANTIQDIFNDLNISLRSEDYLSLAANTEVKNNLSIVWKPAKQVEVIQDQEKKRYWTAADTVADFLKEQNIVINEHDKLSPNPDAKLKQDAKIAIQRAFPLKVVVGGKEQDVWSTSTTVADFLSQQGITLNKMDRVEPALKQTVTKDAVINVIRVEKVTDVVEEPISYAVITKNDSQLEKGKQKVVTEGQEGLLTKEYEVILENGKEVSRKLVTEKKVKEKQDKVVAMGTKVIVAQVSRGASEPAGKEFYVSSTAYTASCSGCSGYTATGINLRANPNMKVIAVDPSIIPLGTKVYVEGYGYAIAADKGSAIQGHKIDVFFASKSDAYRWGRKKVKIKILN; encoded by the coding sequence ATGAAAAACCTGTTTTCCAAGACTTTGAGTAAGAAGAAGCTTGTGCTTTTTTCTGCTAGTTTCCTAGTTTTTGCTGCTGCTCTTGGATTCTTCATGTATGAAGGAACCAAAAAGACAGTCGCATTGACGTTGGATGGCGAAGAAAGAGTCATTAAAACACATGCAAATACTATCCAGGATATATTTAATGATCTCAATATCTCACTACGCTCAGAGGATTATTTATCGCTGGCGGCGAACACCGAGGTTAAGAACAACCTATCAATCGTGTGGAAGCCGGCAAAACAGGTAGAGGTAATACAGGATCAGGAGAAGAAGAGGTATTGGACAGCAGCCGATACGGTCGCAGATTTCCTGAAAGAACAGAATATCGTTATCAATGAGCACGACAAGTTAAGCCCAAACCCAGACGCTAAGTTAAAGCAAGATGCGAAGATTGCCATTCAAAGAGCTTTCCCGCTTAAGGTTGTAGTAGGCGGAAAAGAACAAGATGTATGGTCGACTTCGACTACGGTCGCTGACTTTTTATCACAGCAAGGAATCACACTGAACAAAATGGACCGTGTTGAGCCTGCGTTAAAGCAGACAGTCACAAAAGATGCCGTGATTAATGTCATTCGAGTTGAAAAAGTCACCGATGTAGTGGAAGAACCAATTAGCTATGCTGTCATTACGAAGAATGACAGCCAACTGGAAAAAGGGAAACAGAAAGTCGTGACAGAAGGCCAGGAAGGTTTGCTTACTAAGGAATATGAAGTAATCCTTGAAAACGGCAAGGAAGTATCAAGAAAACTGGTCACTGAAAAGAAAGTGAAAGAAAAACAGGATAAAGTCGTGGCAATGGGAACAAAGGTCATTGTTGCTCAAGTTTCCCGCGGAGCAAGTGAACCGGCAGGAAAAGAATTCTATGTTTCCTCAACAGCCTATACTGCAAGCTGCTCAGGGTGCTCCGGCTACACTGCGACAGGTATTAACCTTAGGGCGAATCCTAATATGAAAGTCATTGCAGTGGATCCAAGCATTATTCCATTAGGAACCAAAGTATATGTTGAAGGCTATGGCTATGCCATTGCTGCCGATAAGGGATCAGCAATCCAGGGCCATAAGATTGACGTCTTTTTCGCATCAAAATCTGATGCATATCGCTGGGGCCGCAAGAAAGTTAAAATTAAAATTTTAAATTAA
- the rnmV gene encoding ribonuclease M5 — MKLKEIIVVEGKDDTTAIRRAVEADTIETNGSAINAETIERIRNAHEKRGVIIFTDPDFPGEKIRKTISEQISGCKHAFIPKELAKPKSGRGLGVEHASPEVIREALKDAQVMDAEAVEEITQEDLIVAGLIGGPGSRERREKLGRLLKIGYTNGKQLHKRLMMFQVKRQDFADALAEILKEEQSNA; from the coding sequence ATGAAGTTAAAAGAAATCATTGTGGTCGAGGGCAAGGATGATACAACAGCAATCAGGCGTGCCGTCGAAGCCGATACAATTGAAACAAATGGTTCTGCCATTAATGCAGAAACGATTGAACGAATCCGGAATGCCCACGAAAAAAGGGGAGTCATCATTTTCACTGATCCGGATTTTCCGGGTGAAAAAATCCGCAAGACCATTTCAGAGCAAATTTCAGGCTGCAAACATGCATTCATTCCAAAGGAGTTGGCCAAGCCGAAGTCCGGGCGAGGCCTTGGTGTTGAACATGCATCGCCCGAAGTGATTCGTGAAGCTCTTAAGGATGCACAGGTGATGGATGCGGAGGCAGTAGAGGAGATTACCCAGGAAGACTTGATTGTTGCGGGTCTGATTGGTGGCCCTGGTTCCAGGGAAAGGCGTGAAAAGCTGGGCAGGCTGCTGAAAATCGGATATACAAACGGCAAGCAGCTGCACAAGCGCCTGATGATGTTTCAGGTGAAAAGACAGGATTTCGCAGACGCACTGGCTGAGATCCTCAAGGAGGAACAATCGAATGCATAA
- the rsmA gene encoding 16S rRNA (adenine(1518)-N(6)/adenine(1519)-N(6))-dimethyltransferase RsmA, translating into MHKDIATPVRTKEILDKYGFSFKKSLGQNFLIDTNILNRIVDHAELTDHSGAIEIGPGIGALTEQLAKRAEKVIAFEIDQRLLPILEDTLSPYPNVKIIHNDVLKADVRAVMEQEFDQSKDVMVVANLPYYVTTPIIMKLLEERLPIRGIVCMLQKEVGDRISAKPGTKEYGSLSIAVQYYTKAETVMIVPKTVFMPQPNVDSAVIRLTLHKEPPVKVKDEAFFFHVTRSSFAQRRKTILNNLTSQLPDGKQKKEQILAALKEADILESRRGETLSIEEFARLSDALYPHFN; encoded by the coding sequence ATGCATAAAGATATTGCAACCCCTGTGAGAACGAAGGAAATACTTGATAAATACGGCTTTTCTTTTAAAAAGAGCCTGGGTCAGAACTTTCTGATCGATACCAATATCCTGAACAGGATCGTCGACCATGCGGAATTAACGGATCATAGCGGAGCGATTGAAATCGGGCCGGGAATTGGAGCGTTAACGGAGCAGCTTGCTAAAAGGGCGGAAAAGGTTATAGCTTTCGAAATCGATCAGCGCCTTTTACCAATCCTGGAGGACACATTATCCCCATACCCCAACGTGAAAATCATCCATAATGATGTATTGAAAGCAGATGTCCGTGCTGTCATGGAACAGGAATTTGACCAGTCAAAAGATGTAATGGTTGTTGCTAATCTTCCATATTATGTTACAACACCAATTATTATGAAGCTGCTTGAAGAAAGGCTTCCGATCAGAGGAATTGTCTGCATGCTGCAAAAAGAAGTAGGAGACAGAATCTCGGCCAAGCCGGGAACAAAGGAATACGGATCATTGTCAATCGCTGTACAGTATTACACGAAGGCTGAAACGGTGATGATTGTACCAAAAACAGTATTCATGCCACAGCCAAATGTCGATTCAGCGGTTATCCGGCTGACCTTGCATAAGGAGCCGCCAGTCAAAGTGAAGGATGAAGCTTTCTTCTTCCATGTCACCAGGTCTAGCTTTGCCCAACGCCGAAAGACCATCTTGAATAATCTGACTAGCCAGCTGCCGGATGGGAAACAGAAAAAAGAACAGATTCTGGCAGCACTTAAGGAAGCCGACATTCTGGAGTCTCGAAGAGGAGAGACATTGTCGATTGAAGAATTCGCGCGCTTGAGCGATGCATTATACCCTCATTTCAACTAA
- the yabG gene encoding sporulation peptidase YabG produces the protein MNINLMDIVGRVSHQCDIMFRVIDIREIYGKKIAILYGEDFRLIADAPYEDLIKIDPGMRMRLTEEFRSLEEQSYKLFRQDVDLLQQKQEYETTEGYSKSYNYFQMPGKVLHIDGDPIYLKKCLTLYEKVGVPVYGFHCNEKEMPEKVGMLIDYYRPDILVITGHDAYSKSKGSIDDINAYRHSKHFVQTVREARKRVPHLDQLVIFAGACQSHFESLIHAGANFASSPSRVNIHALDPVYIVAKISFTPFMERINVWDVLRNTLTGDKGLGGIETKGVLRTGMPYKKNSPD, from the coding sequence ATGAATATTAACCTCATGGATATCGTCGGCAGGGTTTCGCATCAATGCGATATTATGTTCCGGGTAATCGATATCAGAGAGATATATGGAAAGAAAATAGCGATATTATATGGTGAGGATTTCCGATTGATTGCGGATGCCCCCTATGAAGACCTGATTAAAATTGATCCAGGGATGCGCATGAGGCTGACAGAGGAATTCCGGTCACTTGAAGAACAATCATATAAGCTCTTCCGGCAGGATGTGGATTTATTGCAGCAGAAGCAAGAATATGAGACCACCGAAGGTTACAGCAAATCATATAATTACTTTCAAATGCCTGGAAAGGTGCTCCATATTGACGGGGACCCGATTTATCTTAAAAAATGCCTGACCCTATACGAGAAGGTCGGGGTACCGGTTTACGGATTTCACTGCAATGAAAAAGAAATGCCAGAAAAAGTCGGGATGCTGATTGATTATTACCGGCCGGATATATTGGTCATCACCGGCCATGATGCTTATTCAAAATCGAAGGGCTCTATAGATGACATTAATGCTTACCGCCACTCAAAGCATTTTGTGCAGACTGTGAGAGAGGCACGAAAGAGAGTTCCTCATCTTGACCAGCTTGTCATTTTTGCCGGTGCATGTCAATCTCATTTCGAGTCATTGATTCACGCTGGAGCCAATTTTGCCAGTTCTCCCTCAAGAGTCAATATTCACGCATTAGACCCAGTCTATATCGTCGCGAAAATCAGCTTTACTCCATTCATGGAACGTATAAATGTCTGGGATGTACTTCGGAATACTTTGACTGGGGACAAAGGTCTTGGCGGCATTGAAACAAAGGGAGTATTAAGGACAGGAATGCCATATAAGAAGAATTCGCCGGACTGA
- the veg gene encoding biofilm formation stimulator Veg, with the protein MPKTLSDIKKALDSNLGKRLMLKANGGRRKTIERSGVLAETYPSVFVIELDQDENAFERVSYSYADVLTETVEITFYEDTTGSIALS; encoded by the coding sequence ATGCCAAAAACATTATCGGATATCAAAAAAGCACTTGATTCAAACTTAGGAAAAAGACTCATGCTAAAGGCCAACGGCGGACGCAGAAAAACGATCGAGCGTTCAGGTGTATTAGCGGAAACTTATCCTTCCGTTTTCGTCATTGAGCTTGACCAGGATGAAAATGCTTTTGAACGTGTTTCCTACAGCTATGCAGATGTTCTAACTGAAACAGTTGAAATTACCTTCTATGAAGATACAACAGGATCGATCGCTTTGAGCTAA
- a CDS encoding small, acid-soluble spore protein, alpha/beta type, with protein MGRRRGIMSDRLKEELAKELGFYDVVQNEGWGGIKARDAGNMVKRAIELAEQQLANQNR; from the coding sequence TTGGGCAGAAGAAGAGGGATTATGTCTGACAGGTTGAAGGAAGAGCTTGCGAAAGAGCTTGGTTTTTATGATGTCGTCCAGAATGAAGGATGGGGCGGAATCAAAGCCAGGGACGCAGGTAATATGGTAAAGCGGGCAATTGAATTGGCTGAACAGCAGCTTGCGAACCAGAACCGCTGA
- the ispE gene encoding 4-(cytidine 5'-diphospho)-2-C-methyl-D-erythritol kinase: MKILVKAPAKINLSLDVLHKRPDGYHEVEMVMTTIDLADRIELSLLEEDRIMIHSHNRFVPDDQRNLAYQAALLLKEKFQVKKGVLIGIEKTIPVAAGLAGGSSDAAATLRGLNKLWNLGLSLDELAVLGAEIGSDVSFCVYGGTALATGRGEIIEELPAPPTCWIVLAKPFIGVSTAEVYRRLNVEKVQHPPTKQMINAIETGDFSQVCSSVGNVLEDVTLSLYPEVAQIKDQMKRFGADAVLMSGSGPTVFSLVAHDSRMHRIYNGLRGFCDQVFAVRMLGERHTLD, from the coding sequence GTGAAGATTTTAGTGAAGGCGCCAGCAAAAATCAATCTGTCACTTGATGTTTTGCACAAACGTCCGGACGGTTACCATGAGGTGGAAATGGTCATGACGACGATTGATTTAGCTGATCGGATTGAGCTAAGTTTATTAGAAGAAGACCGGATCATGATCCATTCCCATAATCGGTTTGTTCCGGATGATCAGCGGAACCTTGCTTACCAGGCGGCCCTTCTGTTAAAGGAAAAGTTCCAGGTAAAGAAAGGGGTGCTAATCGGGATTGAAAAGACAATTCCAGTGGCAGCAGGCCTTGCTGGCGGCAGCAGCGATGCGGCGGCAACATTAAGGGGATTGAACAAGCTTTGGAATCTCGGACTGTCATTGGACGAGCTGGCTGTGCTGGGCGCTGAGATTGGCTCAGATGTTTCTTTCTGTGTGTACGGAGGAACAGCGCTTGCCACCGGACGCGGAGAAATTATAGAAGAATTGCCGGCACCGCCAACGTGCTGGATCGTTCTGGCGAAACCCTTCATCGGTGTATCGACTGCTGAAGTTTATCGCCGCCTTAATGTAGAAAAAGTTCAGCATCCGCCTACAAAACAAATGATCAATGCAATCGAAACGGGAGACTTCAGCCAAGTCTGCAGCAGTGTCGGCAATGTACTTGAGGATGTGACACTCTCCCTTTATCCAGAGGTAGCGCAAATCAAGGACCAGATGAAACGTTTCGGAGCCGATGCGGTCCTGATGAGCGGAAGCGGCCCGACGGTCTTCAGCCTTGTGGCCCACGATTCGCGCATGCATCGTATTTATAACGGGTTACGTGGCTTTTGTGATCAGGTATTTGCTGTAAGGATGCTTGGAGAGCGCCATACCCTTGATTAA